The following are from one region of the Acidimicrobiales bacterium genome:
- a CDS encoding AlkA N-terminal domain-containing protein — protein MIEDFDRCYRAVQSKDPRFDGWFFTAVTSTGIYCRPSCPAMTPRQSNVRFYPTAAAAQQAGFRACKRCRPDAAPGSPEWDSRADVVARAMRLIADGTVDREGVPGLASALGYSTRQVERLLQAELGAGPVAVARAQRAQTARVLIEGSGLGMADVAFAAGFSSIRQFNDTVRAVFATTPTELRRRGGQRDGQRDGQRGGQRGGSRRPTGTPAAPSHVAVPQTIDLRLPFRRPLCPDNLFGHLAATAVPGVEEVRDGAYRRTLRLPHGPGVAALRPRPDHVSCRLALTDLRDLTTAVARCRRLLDLDADPEAVEEALCADPALQAVVRKAPGRRVPRTVDEAEMALRAVIGQQVSTASARTHAGRLVVAHGTPVDDPDGGLTHLFPEPGAVAEAGGAALLGPARRRDTLVALAVALASDTVDLGPGCDRDRARAALGAMPGLGPWTVEIVAMRAFGDPDAFPTGDLG, from the coding sequence GTGATCGAGGACTTCGACCGGTGCTACCGGGCGGTGCAGAGCAAGGACCCCCGCTTCGACGGTTGGTTCTTCACCGCCGTCACCAGCACCGGGATCTACTGCCGGCCCAGCTGCCCGGCCATGACCCCCCGGCAGTCGAACGTCCGCTTCTATCCGACGGCCGCCGCCGCCCAGCAGGCCGGCTTCCGGGCATGCAAGCGGTGCCGCCCCGACGCCGCCCCCGGCTCCCCGGAGTGGGACAGCCGGGCCGACGTGGTGGCCCGGGCCATGCGCCTGATCGCCGACGGCACCGTCGACAGGGAGGGCGTTCCGGGGCTGGCCTCCGCCCTGGGCTACAGCACCCGCCAGGTCGAGCGGCTCCTGCAGGCCGAGCTCGGAGCGGGGCCGGTTGCCGTGGCCCGGGCCCAGCGGGCCCAGACCGCCCGGGTGCTGATCGAGGGGTCCGGGCTGGGCATGGCCGACGTGGCCTTTGCCGCCGGCTTCTCGAGCATCAGGCAGTTCAACGACACCGTCCGGGCCGTGTTCGCCACCACCCCGACCGAGCTGCGCCGACGGGGCGGACAGCGGGACGGACAACGCGATGGACAGCGGGGCGGACAGCGGGGCGGATCGCGGCGGCCAACCGGCACGCCCGCCGCCCCCTCTCATGTCGCCGTCCCGCAGACCATCGACCTCCGGCTGCCCTTCCGCCGGCCCCTCTGCCCCGACAACCTCTTCGGCCACCTGGCGGCCACCGCCGTTCCCGGTGTCGAGGAGGTGCGCGACGGCGCCTACCGGCGCACGCTCCGCCTGCCCCACGGCCCGGGTGTGGCGGCACTGCGGCCCCGGCCCGATCACGTGTCGTGCCGCCTCGCTCTGACCGACCTGCGGGACCTGACCACCGCCGTGGCCCGCTGCCGGCGCCTCCTGGATCTCGACGCCGATCCCGAGGCCGTGGAAGAGGCGCTGTGCGCCGACCCGGCGCTGCAGGCGGTGGTCCGGAAGGCCCCGGGCCGCCGGGTCCCGAGAACGGTCGACGAGGCGGAGATGGCGCTCCGGGCCGTGATCGGCCAGCAGGTGTCGACCGCGTCGGCCCGGACCCACGCCGGCCGCCTGGTCGTGGCCCACGGAACGCCGGTCGACGATCCCGACGGCGGTCTGACCCATCTCTTCCCCGAGCCGGGAGCCGTGGCCGAGGCCGGTGGCGCCGCCCTGCTCGGCCCCGCCAGGCGGCGGGACACGCTCGTGGCCCTGGCCGTCGCCCTCGCGTCCGACACCGTCGACCTCGGCCCGGGCTGCGACCGGGACCGGGCCCGGGCTGCTCTGGGGGCGATGCCGGGGCTCGGGCCGTGGACAGTGGAGATCGTGGCCATGCGTGCGTTCGGGGACCCCGACGCCTTCCCGACCGGGGACCTGGG
- a CDS encoding glycoside hydrolase family 3 N-terminal domain-containing protein yields the protein MPSLDFNLPELHGVLASGVGGVLFLGTAPAPGDLGAIVGRANATSPAGVGLLLMADEEGGGIQRLRPVVQNVPWPRDMTTSMTPDQVSSLAARVGAEMRAAGVNVDLAPVLDVDSGVGPDASDPDGRRSFSGTATTAAAYGLAFSAGLRTAGVVPVAKHFPGLGGSSGNTDNGPASTQPISDLRATGLQPFRAAIAGGAPAVMVANASVPGLTTRPASVSSAVIQALLRNELGFRGLVMTDSLSAGAMRAAGYDVPGATVAAVEAGADMVLFGSTLTPADTAQLDPRAVAATTAAIARAVTAAVDGGRLPVARLREAAGRVLALRGAALCGR from the coding sequence GTGCCCTCACTGGACTTCAACCTTCCCGAGCTGCACGGCGTCCTGGCCTCAGGCGTGGGCGGCGTGCTCTTCCTGGGAACCGCCCCGGCGCCGGGCGACCTCGGCGCGATCGTGGGCCGGGCCAATGCCACGTCCCCGGCCGGGGTCGGCCTCCTGCTCATGGCCGACGAGGAGGGCGGGGGCATTCAGCGCCTGCGCCCGGTGGTGCAGAACGTCCCGTGGCCCCGGGACATGACCACCTCCATGACGCCGGACCAGGTCTCGTCCCTCGCTGCCCGCGTCGGGGCCGAGATGCGCGCCGCCGGCGTGAACGTCGACCTGGCACCGGTGCTCGACGTGGACAGCGGAGTTGGTCCCGACGCGTCCGATCCCGACGGCCGGCGGTCTTTCAGCGGCACGGCCACCACCGCCGCGGCCTACGGGCTGGCCTTCTCGGCCGGTCTACGGACCGCGGGAGTCGTCCCGGTGGCCAAGCACTTTCCCGGCCTCGGCGGATCGTCGGGAAACACGGACAACGGTCCCGCGTCGACCCAGCCCATCTCGGATCTGCGAGCCACCGGGCTGCAGCCGTTCCGGGCGGCCATCGCCGGCGGCGCGCCCGCCGTCATGGTCGCCAACGCCTCCGTGCCGGGCCTGACCACCCGGCCCGCCTCCGTGTCGAGCGCCGTGATCCAGGCCCTGCTCCGGAACGAGCTCGGCTTCCGGGGCCTGGTGATGACCGACAGCCTCTCGGCCGGCGCGATGAGGGCAGCGGGCTACGACGTCCCCGGCGCGACCGTGGCGGCGGTCGAGGCCGGCGCCGACATGGTCCTGTTCGGGTCGACGCTGACCCCCGCTGACACGGCGCAGCTGGACCCCCGGGCGGTGGCCGCCACGACCGCCGCCATCGCCCGGGCGGTCACGGCCGCCGTCGACGGAGGTCGGCTCCCGGTGGCGCGGCTCAGAGAGGCAGCCGGCCGGGTGCTGGCGCTGCGGGGTGCAGCTCTGTGCGGACGGTGA